The Ranitomeya imitator isolate aRanImi1 chromosome 3, aRanImi1.pri, whole genome shotgun sequence genome has a window encoding:
- the LOC138671814 gene encoding oocyte zinc finger protein XlCOF22-like, with protein MWEITHTGEKPFSCLECGKCFNQKSSLVIHQRTHTGEKPFSCSECGKCFHEKSPLIIHTGEKPFSCSECGKCFTRKEHLDHQRIHTGEKPFSCLECGKCFNQKLVLDNHQRTHTGEKPFSCS; from the exons atgtgggaaat aactcacacaggggagaagcccttttcctgtttagaatgtgggaaatgttttaaccagaaatcatctCTTGTtatacatcaaagaactcacacaggggagaagcctttttcctgttcagaatgtgggaaatgttttcacgAGAAATCacctctt ataattcacacaggggagaagcctttttcatgttcagaatgtgggaaatgttttacccgtaAAGAGCATCTtgatcaccagagaattcacacaggggagaagcctttttcatgcttagaatgtgggaaatgttttaaccagaaattggTTCTTGAcaaccaccagagaacccacacaggggagaagcctttttcatgttcttaa
- the LOC138671350 gene encoding zinc finger protein 585A-like — protein sequence PSPSHHQIYPVRGQHQKDALLPQDCNQEDPNVPQDHQGEDLTHINTTETYVRGDERSKEKIPTYDYPSDYCTRRSEGQLTSSIFKSDDLEITQGTIKVNVITADVPSSLHSKDLSSDPLKQVLSSDSLPTTKENQSHKISIKKRIASKSKKPFSPSEYGNSFPLEKIFLKHQIIHTAENRFSCSKCGKCFNQKSDFVIHQKTHTGEKHFSCSECGKCFNKKSHLVIHQRTHTGEKPFSCSECGKYFHKKSSLVIHQRNHTGEKPFSCSECGKCFHKKSSLVIHQRNHTGEKPFSCSECGKCFKQKGHLDHHQRTHTGEKPFSCSECGKCFNQKSDLLKHQRIHTGEKPFSCSECGKCFNEKSHLVIHQRTHTGEKPFSCSECGKCFNQKSPLVIHQRTHTGEKPCSCSECGKCFNVKSHLVIHQRTHTGKKPFSCSECGKCFKQKSDLLKHQRIHTGEKPFSCSECGKCFNVKSHLVIHQITHTGEKPFSCSECGKCFKQKSDLLKHQRIHTGEKPFSCSECGKCFNRESHLVIHERIQTGEKPFSCSECGKCFSQKSPLVIHQRTHTGEKHFSCSECGKCFNQKSDLLKHQRTHTREKPFSCSECGKCFNQKSSLVIHQRTHTGEKPFSCSECGKCFHEKSSLSHLVIHQITHTGEKPFSCSECGKCFKQKSDLLKHQRIHTGEKPFSCSECGKCFNRESHLVIHERIQTGEKPFSCSECGKCFSQKSPLVIHQRTHTGEKHFSCSECGKCFNQKSDLLKHQRTHTREKPFSCSECGKCFNQKSSLVIHQRTHTGEKPFSCSECGKCFHEKSSLVIHQRNHTGEKPFSCS from the exons CAGattactgtaccaggagatcagagggacagctgacatcttcaatttttaaatcagatgatcttgagatcacaCAGGGTACAATTAAAGTGAATGTCATTACAGCAGatgtaccatcatcccttcacagcaaagatctgtcatctgatcctttgaaacaggtcctgtcttctgattcattaccaactactaaggaaaatcaaagtcacaaaataagcattaaaaaacgaaTTGCTTCTAAATCAAAGAAGCCGTTTTCAccttcagaatatggaaatagctTTCCCCTTGAAAAAATTTTTCTTAAACATCAAATAATTCACACAGCAGAAAACAGATTTtcttgttcaaaatgtgggaaatgttttaaccagaaatcagattttgttatacaccagaaaactcacacaggggagaagcatttttcatgttcagaatgtgggaaatgttttaacaaaaaatcacatcttgttatacaccaaagaactcacacaggggagaagcctttttcctgttcagaatgtgggaaatattttcacAAGAAATCatctcttgttatacaccaaagaaatcacacaggggagaagcctttttcctgttcagaatgtgggaaatgttttcacaaGAAATCatctcttgttatacaccaaagaaatcacacaggggagaagcctttttcctgttcagaatgtgggaaatgttttaaacagaaagggcatcttgatcaccaccagagaacccacacaggggagaagcctttttcctgttcagaatgtgggaaatgttttaaccagaaatcagatttgcttaagcaccagagaattcacacaggggagaagcctttttcctgttcagaatgtgggaaatgttttaacgaaaaatcacatcttgttatacaccaaagaactcacacaggggagaagcctttttcctgttcagaatgtgggaaatgttttaaccagaaatcacctcttgttatacaccaaagaactcacacaggggagaagccttgttcctgttcagaatgtggaaaatgttttaacgtaaagtcacatcttgttatacaccaaagaactcacacagggaagaagcctttttcctgttcagaatgtgggaaatgttttaaacagaaatcagatttgcttaagcaccagagaattcacacaggggagaagcctttttcctgttcagaatgtggaaaatgttttaacgtaaagtcacatcttgttatacaccaaataactcacacaggggagaagcctttttcctgttcagaatgtgggaaatgttttaaacagaaatcagatttgcttaagcaccagagaattcacacaggggagaagcctttttcctgttcagaatgtgggaagtgttttaaccgGGAATCACATCTTGTTATTCACGAAAGAATTcaaacaggggagaagcctttttcctgttcagaatgtgggaaatgttttagccagaaatcacctcttgttatacaccaaagaactcacacaggggagaagcatttttcctgttcagaatgtgggaaatgttttaatcagaaatcagatttgcttaaacaccaaagaactcacacaagggagaagcccttttcctgttcagaatgtggaaaatgttttaaccagaaatcatctcttgttatacaccaaagaactcacacaggggagaagcctttttcctgttcagaatgtgggaaatgttttcacgAGAAATCatctctt tcacatcttgttatacaccaaataactcacacaggggagaagcctttttcctgttcagaatgtgggaaatgttttaaacagaaatcagatttgcttaagcaccagagaattcacacaggggagaagcctttttcctgttcagaatgtgggaagtgttttaaccgGGAATCACATCTTGTTATTCACGAAAGAATTcaaacaggggagaagcctttttcctgttcagaatgtgggaaatgttttagccagaaatcacctcttgttatacaccaaagaactcacacaggggagaagcatttttcctgttcagaatgtgggaaatgttttaatcagaaatcagatttgcttaaacaccaaagaactcacacaagggagaagcccttttcctgttcagaatgtggaaaatgttttaaccagaaatcatctcttgttatacaccaaagaactcacacaggggagaagcctttttcctgttcagaatgtgggaaatgttttcacgAGAAATCatctcttgttatacaccaaagaaatcacacaggggagaagcctttttcctgttcataa